A genomic segment from Polyangium mundeleinium encodes:
- a CDS encoding GAF domain-containing protein: MESTASHRNATPPAAAHPHDDALLRLESAMLRVAAGGAPELLLLGGGTGAARSQLLRSFCESAIGLCTLVLSGEGNLTHAGEPYGPIVAALRRVAPTLGSEPGSLGPLLRQRAEEAMLGNGRLLLDLCPALASFVPDDRPAEPLPPALADERMTTTLLRLFAALAVPERPIVLALSHIDAADSATLRLLMRLLESTECRYLLIAATLSDGAHAAWKETLGPWVQKSGARVDGVHLGTQIDAEMLARRAAVAFLPEPSRLALAAAACLGRSADLDAVAAALGTSPVEAAARLAPAEASDLLGREGAAYVFADALSARDLRREATNDDPARLAAMHLRIGAFLTRGMGEDEPNTRLYEAAGHILLGKTAAPRAALAPGERARLCAITFAAARRARAAGASSVAADHLGVAGDLLEGHDDPAEISPDLTWKIRLAQAECAAKRGDRRETEARVEELRRRARNELEGHAAARILIDLHAGLGEHEKAYACAVACLAPLGVRLPERPGPDDVAAAFEATWNALGDRAIEEIADLESMTNPDALAATAALFAVHPSAHALGPDVADIVACHLVRLSLLHGNAAASVVGHVAFGAALVGRLGDHRGGYRFGKVAMDLCEQMGSALLQGIVGACFATNISIWTHHLRASIAYSRRAHEAALSSGNTPCARRSGALVALFMLLKGDPLDDVARELRNHEAARRDANDPDGIGELIGTIERFVAQQKGRAVPPPARRDDLAPEPNFGPQLPTAPMRFGTVIRRVLDLAALVLAGENDDALLVSASLRAHAPAFASQVLLPEERYFAALAEAGRRTPTTLAARLAALDDLASDLERWADRCPENFQHKHALVLAERSRLAGRDVDAMRLYDQAIAAARDNGFTHGEAIAADAAVRFYVDRGFPTIAAAYLRLARAAYARWGAGGKVEKLDRRYAKLVEDPLAGTSKPPLRGGSSLDIDVLAAVQTAHAVSEEIVLQHLIVTLMRIVIEHGGAQRCHVLLATEGGELSHAGRALVTSQGLDIEVPGGRARDLSTLLPASVVGYVRRTGEPILLEDATAEPMFSADPYVARARPRSVLCMPITRQTKLVGVFYMENNLVPGAFTPRRLSLLEFLAAQAAISLDHAQLYADLARENSERRRTEQTLRRSEERMRRLVEIAGVIPWEADAETERFTYVGPQAEERLGWPTSAWYKPNFLRDHAHPEDRDLALAAFTRAASDENPGGLEYRLRTKDDRAVWLHMVVSVAEREGGQRLLSGFFFDVTARKHAEETLREQLEIIHRQREDIRTLSTPLLDVWDGVVAMPVLGALDESRAARAMEVLLGTITQRTVHCAILDLTGVASVDAVTAEHLLRIVRAVELLGARALIVGIRPDVARTIVSLGIGLGRVETRATLKDALQNLRLPSPHGKRAAEKNPRWPATMGRTPE; encoded by the coding sequence GTGGAATCGACAGCGTCCCACCGCAATGCGACGCCGCCCGCCGCGGCACACCCCCATGACGACGCGCTCCTCCGTCTGGAAAGCGCGATGCTCCGCGTCGCGGCCGGCGGCGCGCCCGAGCTGCTCCTCTTGGGCGGCGGGACAGGCGCCGCCCGCTCCCAGCTCCTGCGCTCGTTCTGCGAGAGCGCGATCGGGCTGTGCACGCTCGTGCTCTCGGGCGAGGGCAACCTGACCCACGCGGGTGAACCCTACGGCCCGATCGTCGCCGCGCTCCGCCGCGTCGCCCCGACGCTCGGCAGCGAGCCCGGCTCCCTCGGCCCGCTCCTCCGCCAGCGCGCCGAGGAGGCCATGCTCGGCAACGGCCGCCTGCTGCTCGACCTCTGCCCGGCGCTCGCCTCCTTCGTGCCGGACGATCGTCCCGCGGAACCCCTGCCCCCCGCGCTCGCCGACGAGCGCATGACGACGACCCTGCTCCGCCTGTTCGCGGCGCTCGCCGTGCCCGAGCGGCCGATCGTGCTCGCGCTCTCGCACATCGACGCGGCCGACAGCGCGACGTTGCGCCTCCTCATGCGCCTCCTGGAGAGCACCGAGTGCCGGTATCTGCTGATCGCCGCGACGTTGTCGGACGGCGCGCACGCGGCCTGGAAGGAGACGCTCGGGCCGTGGGTCCAGAAAAGCGGGGCCCGCGTGGACGGCGTGCACCTCGGCACGCAGATCGACGCGGAGATGCTGGCGAGGCGCGCCGCCGTCGCGTTTCTCCCGGAGCCCTCGCGTCTCGCGCTCGCCGCCGCCGCTTGCCTCGGCAGGTCGGCCGATCTCGATGCTGTCGCGGCGGCGCTCGGCACAAGCCCGGTCGAGGCCGCCGCCCGCCTCGCGCCCGCCGAGGCGTCCGATCTGCTCGGCCGCGAGGGCGCCGCGTACGTGTTCGCCGACGCCCTGTCCGCGCGTGACCTCCGGCGCGAGGCCACGAACGACGACCCCGCGCGCCTCGCGGCGATGCACCTGCGCATCGGCGCCTTCCTCACGCGCGGGATGGGCGAGGACGAGCCCAACACACGGCTCTACGAGGCGGCCGGGCACATCCTGCTCGGGAAAACCGCAGCCCCCCGCGCGGCGCTCGCGCCCGGGGAGAGGGCGCGGCTCTGCGCGATCACCTTCGCCGCCGCCCGGCGCGCGCGGGCCGCGGGCGCTTCGAGCGTCGCGGCCGACCACCTCGGCGTGGCGGGCGACCTGCTCGAAGGCCACGACGATCCCGCGGAGATCTCGCCCGACCTCACCTGGAAGATCCGCCTCGCGCAGGCCGAGTGCGCCGCCAAGCGCGGCGATCGGCGCGAGACCGAGGCGCGCGTCGAAGAACTCCGGCGGCGCGCGCGAAATGAGCTGGAGGGACACGCTGCGGCGCGGATCCTCATCGACCTGCACGCGGGCCTCGGCGAGCACGAGAAGGCCTACGCCTGCGCCGTGGCCTGCCTCGCGCCCCTCGGCGTGCGCCTGCCCGAACGGCCGGGCCCCGACGACGTCGCGGCGGCATTCGAGGCGACGTGGAACGCGCTCGGCGACCGCGCGATCGAGGAGATCGCCGACCTCGAGTCCATGACGAACCCCGACGCGCTCGCGGCCACGGCGGCGCTCTTCGCGGTCCACCCCTCCGCACATGCGCTCGGGCCCGACGTCGCCGACATCGTCGCCTGCCACCTCGTGCGGCTCTCGCTCCTCCACGGCAACGCGGCCGCGTCCGTGGTCGGACACGTCGCGTTCGGCGCGGCGCTCGTGGGGCGCCTCGGGGATCACCGGGGCGGCTACCGCTTCGGCAAGGTGGCGATGGACCTCTGCGAGCAGATGGGCTCGGCGCTGCTCCAGGGCATCGTCGGCGCGTGCTTCGCCACGAACATCTCCATCTGGACGCACCACCTGCGCGCGAGCATCGCCTATTCGAGGCGCGCCCACGAGGCGGCCCTCTCCTCCGGCAACACCCCGTGCGCGCGGCGCAGCGGCGCCCTCGTCGCGCTCTTCATGCTCCTGAAAGGCGATCCGCTCGACGACGTCGCCCGCGAGCTGCGAAACCACGAGGCGGCGCGCCGGGATGCAAACGATCCCGACGGCATCGGCGAGCTCATCGGCACGATCGAGCGATTCGTTGCACAACAAAAGGGCCGCGCCGTCCCGCCGCCCGCGCGTCGGGACGATCTCGCGCCCGAGCCGAACTTCGGCCCGCAGCTCCCCACGGCCCCGATGCGCTTCGGTACGGTCATACGGCGCGTGCTCGACCTCGCCGCCCTCGTCCTCGCTGGCGAGAACGACGACGCGCTCCTCGTGAGCGCGTCGCTCCGGGCCCACGCCCCCGCGTTCGCCTCGCAGGTCCTCCTCCCGGAGGAGCGGTATTTCGCGGCCCTCGCCGAGGCCGGCCGCCGCACACCCACGACGCTCGCCGCCCGCCTCGCCGCGCTCGACGATCTCGCCTCGGACCTCGAGCGCTGGGCCGATCGTTGCCCCGAGAACTTCCAGCACAAACACGCGCTCGTCCTCGCCGAACGCAGCCGCCTCGCCGGCCGCGACGTCGACGCGATGCGCCTCTACGACCAGGCCATCGCCGCCGCCCGCGACAACGGTTTTACCCACGGCGAGGCCATCGCCGCCGACGCCGCCGTCCGGTTCTACGTCGACCGCGGCTTCCCCACGATCGCCGCGGCCTACCTGCGCCTCGCGCGCGCGGCCTACGCCCGCTGGGGCGCGGGCGGCAAGGTCGAGAAGCTCGATCGCCGGTACGCCAAGCTCGTCGAGGACCCCCTCGCGGGCACCTCGAAGCCCCCGCTCCGCGGTGGATCGAGCCTCGACATCGACGTCCTCGCTGCGGTCCAGACGGCGCACGCCGTCTCCGAGGAGATCGTCCTGCAGCACCTCATCGTCACGCTCATGCGGATCGTCATCGAGCACGGCGGGGCCCAGCGCTGCCACGTCCTGCTCGCAACGGAGGGCGGCGAGCTCTCCCACGCGGGCCGCGCCCTCGTGACCTCGCAAGGCCTCGACATCGAGGTCCCCGGCGGCCGCGCCCGCGACCTCTCCACGCTCCTGCCCGCGTCCGTCGTCGGCTACGTCCGGCGCACGGGCGAGCCGATCCTGCTCGAAGACGCGACCGCGGAGCCGATGTTCTCCGCCGATCCCTACGTCGCCCGCGCCCGCCCGCGCTCGGTCCTCTGCATGCCGATCACGCGGCAAACCAAGCTCGTCGGCGTCTTCTACATGGAGAACAACCTCGTCCCGGGCGCGTTCACCCCGCGGCGCCTCTCGCTACTCGAGTTCCTCGCGGCCCAGGCCGCGATCTCCCTCGATCACGCCCAGCTCTACGCCGACCTCGCCCGCGAGAACAGCGAGCGGCGGCGCACCGAGCAGACGCTCCGCCGGAGCGAGGAGCGCATGCGCCGCCTCGTCGAGATCGCCGGCGTGATCCCCTGGGAGGCCGACGCCGAGACCGAGCGCTTCACCTACGTCGGACCGCAGGCCGAGGAGCGGCTCGGCTGGCCCACGAGCGCCTGGTACAAGCCGAACTTCCTGCGGGATCACGCGCACCCCGAGGACCGGGACCTCGCCCTCGCGGCCTTCACGCGCGCCGCCTCCGACGAGAACCCCGGCGGGCTCGAATACCGCCTGCGCACCAAGGACGACCGCGCCGTGTGGCTGCACATGGTCGTCAGCGTCGCCGAGCGCGAGGGCGGGCAAAGGCTCCTTTCGGGCTTCTTCTTCGACGTGACGGCGCGCAAGCACGCCGAGGAGACGCTGCGCGAGCAGCTCGAGATCATCCACCGCCAGCGCGAGGACATCCGCACGCTCTCGACGCCGCTGCTCGACGTGTGGGACGGGGTCGTGGCCATGCCCGTGCTCGGCGCCCTCGACGAGTCCCGCGCGGCGCGGGCCATGGAGGTCCTGCTCGGCACGATCACGCAGCGCACCGTCCATTGCGCCATCCTGGATTTGACGGGCGTCGCGAGCGTCGACGCCGTGACGGCCGAGCACCTGCTCCGGATCGTGCGCGCGGTCGAGCTGCTCGGCGCGCGCGCCCTCATCGTCGGGATCCGGCCCGACGTCGCGCGCACGATCGTCTCGCTCGGGATCGGCCTCGGCCGCGTCGAGACCCGCGCGACGTTGAAGGACGCGCTCCAGAACCTCAGGCTCCCATCCCCGCACGGGAAACGCGCAGCCGAGAAGAACCCCCGCTGGCCCGCGACGATGGGACGCACCCCCGAGTGA
- a CDS encoding WD40 repeat domain-containing serine/threonine-protein kinase: MNQEPSRGSEETERGQPATSAPPTRGAGADLGAATTLSRSQAPSGVTTHVPSSGRWSAARLPLVERASYAVESEVAQGGIGRVLSARDQRLDRRVALKELIDTGSAAEDRFVREALLTARLQHPSIVPVYEAGRWPTGEPFYSMKLVSGRPLSEIIDGARTIDERLPLLTHVLAVADAVAYAHEKRIIHRDLKPANVLVGAHGETLVIDWGLGKDLSDPAGNGQGKREGERSSAPEGGDDVDEATLVDGITLVGSVMGTPAYMPPEQAAAEPVDERADVYALGAILYHVLAGRPPYAGVSGMKILQRVLEGPPAPLRKMQRGIQLDLLAIVDKAMAREPAARYPTAKALAEDLRRFLAGQLVGVHSYTTREKAWRFARRHRAALSVAVAALCVLVTAGGLFFTNVLKERDRVTREHAMAEEARKKAVEAEQRAVAHADELTLVQARAAVLRDPNEALAWLKTLSPTFDQWSSARVVAADAWVHGPAQVLRDQKGAVNRVDISKDGKRLVVASDDHTARIYDLATGASIELRGHEDEVWFATFFPDEQRVLTTGKDRTIRIWDAATGAVITTLRGHVRPIVFALPSRNGKEVVSQADDWTVRAWDVATGKHRVLASDPEMTRKGAFAPNDRHFVTAGKHGTLTLFDRMTGESFVLPEMRVHDATAQFLPRFPMGFSPDSRVLAAGDPDGTLWLWDMQKKDKPRKLEGQASAIQRLAFAHDSQRLATATVDGTVRVWDLATGTATTLPMYDGSVFALAFSLDGRMLAYGGNDHAVRLVNFATGERRRFVGMRDNVSDVLFSDDGKRLVVASVDGTARVFPLDTTPGRVLGRHEGAAFEVDITPAGDHVLSAGADGVAQLWPTRGNGRAKPVTLTGHVGRVIHTEMSPAGDVVVTAGEDGTVRLWDTQGHEIRAVRVDGAKPPVIKFSPDGASIAIGHTTGEVELWNVDSGEARVIGRHEELVLALAFSADGSRLATGSADKTARIWKLATGESRVLGGHEEAVESVAFSPDGKVFASGCLDHKLRLWDEGAAAPRTYDASGYRVVGLSFTPDSETLLSLGDDATVRVWDVGTGVIRSVLRGHNGPIRTLALAANGAALVTGSDDKTVRLWDLAIGEGRVLGTHESVVRDVDIAPDGSWAVSVGRDGTVRVWPDDLPREPEALRTWIARSVPDTVEHFAGHLLDP; the protein is encoded by the coding sequence ATGAACCAGGAGCCATCGCGAGGGTCGGAGGAGACGGAGCGAGGTCAACCTGCGACGAGCGCGCCCCCGACGCGCGGCGCAGGGGCGGACCTCGGCGCGGCGACGACGCTCTCGAGGAGCCAGGCGCCGTCGGGCGTCACGACCCACGTGCCGTCGTCGGGGCGGTGGAGCGCGGCGCGGCTGCCGCTCGTCGAGCGGGCGAGTTATGCGGTGGAAAGCGAGGTCGCGCAGGGCGGGATCGGGCGGGTCCTCTCGGCGCGGGATCAGCGGCTCGATAGGCGGGTGGCGCTGAAGGAGCTGATCGACACGGGCTCCGCCGCCGAGGATCGGTTCGTCCGCGAGGCGCTGCTGACGGCGCGGCTGCAGCACCCGTCGATCGTGCCGGTGTACGAGGCCGGGCGCTGGCCGACGGGCGAGCCCTTTTATTCGATGAAGCTCGTCTCCGGGCGGCCTCTGTCCGAGATCATCGACGGCGCCCGCACGATCGACGAGCGTCTCCCGCTGCTCACGCACGTGCTCGCGGTGGCCGACGCGGTGGCGTATGCGCACGAAAAACGCATCATTCATCGGGATCTCAAGCCCGCGAACGTGCTCGTCGGCGCGCACGGCGAGACGCTCGTGATCGACTGGGGCCTCGGCAAAGATCTGTCAGATCCCGCGGGGAACGGGCAAGGAAAGCGCGAAGGCGAGCGGAGCTCGGCCCCCGAAGGCGGCGACGACGTGGACGAGGCCACGCTGGTCGACGGGATCACGCTCGTGGGCTCGGTGATGGGGACCCCGGCGTACATGCCGCCCGAGCAAGCGGCGGCCGAGCCCGTGGACGAGCGCGCGGACGTGTACGCGCTCGGGGCGATCCTTTATCACGTGCTCGCGGGGCGCCCGCCGTACGCGGGCGTGAGCGGGATGAAGATCCTGCAGCGGGTGCTCGAAGGCCCGCCGGCGCCGCTGCGGAAGATGCAGCGCGGGATCCAGCTTGATCTCCTGGCGATCGTGGACAAGGCGATGGCCCGGGAGCCGGCCGCGCGGTACCCGACGGCGAAGGCGCTGGCCGAGGATCTGCGGCGTTTTCTCGCGGGGCAGCTCGTGGGCGTGCACTCCTACACGACCCGCGAGAAGGCGTGGCGGTTCGCGCGCAGGCACCGGGCGGCGCTCTCCGTGGCGGTGGCGGCGCTTTGCGTGCTCGTGACGGCCGGGGGGCTCTTTTTCACGAACGTGCTGAAGGAGCGGGATCGCGTGACGCGGGAGCACGCGATGGCGGAGGAGGCGCGCAAAAAAGCGGTGGAAGCCGAGCAACGGGCCGTCGCGCACGCCGACGAGCTCACGCTGGTCCAGGCGCGCGCGGCCGTGCTGCGAGATCCGAACGAGGCGCTCGCGTGGCTGAAGACGCTCTCGCCGACGTTCGATCAGTGGAGCTCGGCGCGCGTCGTGGCCGCGGACGCCTGGGTGCACGGGCCGGCGCAGGTGCTGCGCGACCAAAAAGGGGCCGTCAATCGCGTCGATATCTCGAAGGACGGAAAGCGGCTCGTCGTGGCCAGCGACGATCACACGGCGCGCATTTACGATCTCGCGACGGGCGCATCGATCGAGCTGCGCGGGCACGAGGACGAGGTCTGGTTCGCCACGTTTTTCCCGGACGAACAGCGCGTGCTCACGACGGGGAAGGACCGGACGATCCGCATATGGGACGCCGCCACGGGCGCCGTGATCACCACGCTGCGCGGGCACGTGCGGCCCATCGTGTTCGCCCTGCCGTCGCGCAACGGCAAGGAGGTCGTGAGCCAGGCCGATGACTGGACCGTGCGGGCCTGGGACGTGGCGACGGGCAAACACCGCGTGCTCGCGTCGGACCCGGAGATGACCCGAAAAGGGGCATTCGCGCCCAACGATCGCCATTTCGTGACCGCAGGGAAACACGGCACCCTGACCCTGTTCGATCGGATGACCGGGGAGTCGTTCGTGCTGCCCGAGATGCGCGTCCACGACGCCACGGCCCAGTTCCTGCCGCGGTTTCCCATGGGTTTTTCGCCGGACTCGCGCGTGCTCGCCGCCGGCGACCCGGACGGGACGTTGTGGCTCTGGGACATGCAAAAGAAGGACAAGCCGCGGAAGCTCGAAGGGCAGGCCTCGGCCATCCAGCGGCTCGCGTTCGCGCACGACAGCCAGCGGCTCGCGACCGCCACAGTGGATGGAACGGTCCGGGTCTGGGACCTCGCGACGGGCACGGCCACGACGCTGCCCATGTACGACGGTTCGGTGTTCGCGCTGGCCTTCTCCCTCGACGGGCGCATGCTCGCGTACGGCGGCAATGATCACGCGGTACGGCTCGTGAATTTCGCGACCGGGGAGCGGCGCCGGTTCGTCGGCATGCGCGACAACGTGTCGGACGTGTTGTTCTCGGACGACGGCAAGCGCCTGGTCGTCGCGAGCGTGGACGGCACCGCGCGCGTCTTCCCGCTCGACACCACGCCGGGCCGCGTGCTCGGGCGGCACGAGGGGGCGGCGTTCGAGGTCGACATCACGCCCGCCGGGGATCACGTGCTCTCCGCCGGGGCTGACGGCGTCGCGCAGCTCTGGCCCACACGGGGCAACGGCCGCGCAAAGCCCGTCACGCTCACGGGGCACGTGGGCCGGGTGATCCACACGGAGATGTCCCCCGCCGGGGATGTGGTCGTCACCGCAGGCGAAGACGGCACGGTCCGGCTCTGGGACACGCAAGGCCACGAGATTCGAGCGGTTCGCGTGGACGGCGCGAAGCCGCCGGTCATCAAGTTCTCGCCGGACGGCGCGTCGATCGCGATCGGCCACACGACGGGCGAGGTCGAGCTCTGGAACGTCGACTCCGGCGAGGCGCGCGTGATCGGCCGTCACGAAGAGCTGGTCCTCGCGCTCGCGTTCTCCGCGGATGGATCGAGGCTCGCGACGGGCAGCGCCGACAAGACCGCCCGCATCTGGAAGCTCGCCACGGGCGAGAGCCGCGTGCTCGGTGGTCACGAGGAGGCCGTCGAGTCGGTCGCGTTTTCGCCCGACGGGAAGGTCTTCGCCTCGGGCTGCTTGGATCACAAGCTGCGGCTTTGGGACGAGGGCGCCGCCGCGCCCCGCACCTACGACGCGAGCGGGTATCGTGTCGTGGGTTTGTCGTTCACGCCGGACAGCGAGACGCTGCTCAGCCTGGGCGACGACGCCACGGTGCGGGTCTGGGACGTCGGCACGGGCGTGATTCGCAGCGTGCTCCGCGGCCACAACGGTCCCATTCGTACGCTCGCGCTCGCGGCGAACGGCGCGGCGCTCGTGACGGGGAGCGACGACAAGACCGTGCGGTTATGGGATCTCGCGATCGGCGAGGGGCGCGTGCTCGGGACCCACGAGAGCGTCGTGCGGGACGTGGACATCGCCCCCGACGGGAGCTGGGCCGTGTCCGTGGGCCGCGACGGCACGGTGCGGGTGTGGCCGGACGACCTGCCCCGCGAGCCCGAGGCGTTACGCACGTGGATCGCCCGATCGGTCCCCGACACGGTCGAGCATTTCGCGGGCCATCTGCTCGACCCCTGA
- a CDS encoding dicarboxylate/amino acid:cation symporter: MGEQKSRGGEQPKRRVPLYVRVLSGVVAGILLGLVFKERKYLLGSVGNAELGRLGLLVVKLLKALAVPLVFFAILDAFVKTDISLRKGARLVLICAVNATVALGIGLSIMNGFSPGRHLAGTLAELHRPGDVPSDSAQELIAASKKGSLGFLDNLSGYVPRSLVDPFSENSVITVVLLGLLAGVALRRARARSAEGTGPAISVVEQGIGAVYAILVEALDIVVGIVPIAVLGVVADVVGKAGLRVFQSIWVFLFTVLAAMVLHSLVYYPLVAWLVGGKPPRVYLGIGADAILTGLSTNSSLATVPITLKALARMGVSPASARLAACIGTNLNNDGILLYEAITAVFLTQAAGMTLGFGEEVTIGLASVMAAAGIAGIPEAGLVVLPLVLTAAGLPDTLIATAIPLVMTVDWFIARCRSGVNVMSDMLVAVLLDVGDGSGNGSGAAARQGGGEDVANLLGDPGGPLGRGRDERP, translated from the coding sequence ATGGGGGAGCAAAAAAGCCGCGGGGGTGAGCAACCCAAACGACGCGTCCCGCTCTACGTGCGCGTGCTCTCCGGCGTCGTCGCCGGCATCTTGCTCGGGCTCGTCTTCAAGGAACGAAAGTACCTCCTCGGCAGCGTGGGCAACGCCGAGCTCGGCCGCCTGGGGCTGCTCGTGGTGAAGCTCCTCAAGGCGCTCGCCGTCCCGCTTGTGTTTTTCGCGATCCTCGACGCATTCGTCAAGACGGATATATCTCTCCGCAAAGGGGCGCGGCTCGTCCTCATCTGCGCCGTCAATGCGACGGTGGCGCTCGGCATCGGCCTTTCGATCATGAACGGCTTCTCGCCGGGACGGCACCTCGCGGGCACGCTCGCCGAGCTCCACCGGCCGGGCGACGTGCCCTCGGATTCGGCGCAGGAGCTCATCGCGGCCTCGAAAAAGGGCAGCCTCGGTTTCCTCGACAACCTCTCGGGGTACGTCCCGCGCAGCCTCGTCGATCCGTTCTCCGAGAACAGCGTGATCACGGTCGTCCTGCTCGGGCTGCTCGCGGGCGTCGCGCTGCGGCGCGCGCGGGCGCGGTCGGCCGAGGGGACGGGGCCCGCGATATCGGTGGTCGAGCAGGGGATCGGCGCGGTGTATGCGATCCTCGTCGAGGCGCTCGATATCGTCGTGGGCATCGTGCCGATCGCGGTGCTCGGGGTCGTCGCGGACGTCGTGGGCAAGGCCGGGCTGCGGGTCTTTCAATCGATCTGGGTCTTCTTGTTCACGGTGCTCGCGGCGATGGTGCTGCATTCGCTCGTGTATTACCCGCTCGTCGCCTGGCTCGTGGGGGGCAAGCCGCCGCGCGTGTACCTCGGGATCGGCGCGGACGCGATCTTGACGGGCCTCTCGACGAACTCGAGCCTCGCCACGGTGCCCATCACGCTGAAGGCGCTCGCTCGAATGGGCGTCTCGCCCGCGTCGGCGCGCCTCGCGGCGTGCATCGGGACAAACCTCAACAACGACGGCATTCTGCTCTACGAGGCGATCACGGCCGTCTTCTTGACGCAGGCGGCGGGGATGACGCTCGGGTTCGGCGAGGAGGTCACGATCGGGCTCGCCTCGGTGATGGCGGCGGCGGGCATCGCGGGGATCCCGGAGGCGGGGCTCGTCGTGCTGCCGCTCGTGCTCACCGCGGCGGGGCTGCCGGACACCTTGATCGCTACGGCCATTCCGCTCGTGATGACGGTCGACTGGTTCATTGCCAGGTGTCGCTCGGGCGTGAACGTGATGAGCGACATGCTCGTCGCCGTGCTCCTCGATGTGGGCGACGGCAGCGGGAATGGATCAGGCGCTGCCGCGCGGCAGGGCGGCGGGGAAGACGTCGCGAATCTCCTGGGGGATCCGGGCGGGCCTTTGGGTCGCGGTCGCGACGAACGCCCATGA
- a CDS encoding acyl-CoA thioesterase produces the protein MTAAPSDEYVFPVVASPDDIDELGHVSNVVYVRWVQDAARAHSEAVGWDRSAYVRAGAVFVVRRHEIDYLAPVFLGDRIEVRTHVAKFGAATCERKTRLVRSGGGVEVARSVTSWAFVATATQRPARIPQEIRDVFPAALPRGSA, from the coding sequence ATGACGGCCGCCCCCTCCGACGAATACGTGTTCCCCGTCGTCGCTTCGCCCGACGACATCGACGAGCTCGGGCACGTGTCCAACGTCGTCTACGTGCGCTGGGTGCAGGACGCGGCCCGGGCCCACTCCGAGGCCGTCGGCTGGGACAGGTCGGCCTACGTGCGCGCCGGCGCCGTGTTCGTCGTGCGGCGCCACGAGATCGATTACCTCGCGCCGGTGTTTCTGGGCGATCGCATCGAGGTCCGGACCCACGTCGCCAAATTCGGCGCCGCCACGTGCGAGCGCAAGACCCGCCTCGTGCGCTCGGGAGGCGGCGTCGAGGTGGCCCGCTCCGTCACCTCATGGGCGTTCGTCGCGACCGCGACCCAAAGGCCCGCCCGGATCCCCCAGGAGATTCGCGACGTCTTCCCCGCCGCCCTGCCGCGCGGCAGCGCCTGA